In the Halobacteriovorax sp. GB3 genome, CGCTTACCTAATTTTGTACTAGTACTTAATTTCTACATCTACACCAGCAGATAGATCTAATTTCATTAGGCTATCAACTGTTTGTTGAGTTGGATCAACGATATCGATAAGTCTTTTGTGTGTTCTCATTTCGAACTGCTCTCTAGACTTCTTATTAACGTGTGGTCCTCTAAGTACAGTAAATTTGTTAACTTCAGTTGGAAGAGGAATTGGACCTGCAACGCGTGCACCAGTTTCCTTCGCCGTCTGAACGATTTCTTTCACAGAGTTATCTAGTAACTTGTGATCATAAGCTTTAAGCTTGATTCTCAATCTTGACGCTTTCATCTTTTTCCCTGTTAAAATTTAACGCAGTTGAATATGCGTTCTAAATCACTTTGGGGCCCTTTGTCAAGAGCAAAACACCAATAATAAATTTTTTGCTGCAAGGCCAAATAAAAAAACACGGAACTCATAGAGCTCCGTGTAAATTTTATCAATTATTCTAGAATGTCAGAT is a window encoding:
- the rpsJ gene encoding 30S ribosomal protein S10 gives rise to the protein MKASRLRIKLKAYDHKLLDNSVKEIVQTAKETGARVAGPIPLPTEVNKFTVLRGPHVNKKSREQFEMRTHKRLIDIVDPTQQTVDSLMKLDLSAGVDVEIKY